The sequence TCAATACGGCCAGGTATTCAATAATACGCTGCTTTACCTTATCTAAGCCAAAATGATCTTTATCCAATATCTTTTGGGCTCGCTTCAGGTCGAAGTTATCCTTGGTAAACTCGTTCCATGGCAGGTCCAGTAACAGTTCAAGGTAGTTGATCTGCACCGAATAATCTGCCGCGGCGGGGTTCATACGGGCCAGCTTTTCTATCTCTTTATTAAAGTGGTCTTTTACTTCAATGGCCCATTTCTTTTTAACGGCACGGTCGCGCAGGTTTTCTATCTCCAGGTCGGGCGTATTGCCGCCTAGTTCTTCCTGTATCGTTTTTAGCTGTTGGTTCAGGAAATAATCGCGCTGTTGTTTATCCAGGTCGGTGCGCACACGGGTTTGGATCTGGTTCTTCAACTCCAGCATCTGTATTTCGGTGGTGAGGTGTTCCAGCACCATTTTGGCACGCTCACGCAGATCGGCAGTCTCCAGCATTTTCTGCTTGGCCTCCATATCGGCGTTCATGTTTGATGAGATAAAGTTGATCAAAAACGAAGTGCTCTCGATATTACGGATGGCGATGCCGGCCTCGCTGGGTATATTTGGCGAAAGCTGGATAATGCTCATCGCCATATCTTTAATAGATGATATCAGCGCCTTAAATTCTTTATCCTCGGCAGGTTTTACCTCTTTGAAAGGTTCAACTGTAGCCTTAATGTAGGGTTCGCTTTGTACCTCGTCCTGTAAAACAAAGCGCTTTTTGCCCTGTAGAATAACGGTGGTGTTACCGTCGGGCATCTTAAGCATTTTTATAATAAGGGCGGTTGTGCCTACACGGTTCAACTGATCGAAGATCGGGTCTTCGATGTTTACATCCTGTTGCGATACCACGCCGATCAGGCGGTCTTTTTTATTGGCTTCGCGAATGAGGCGGATGGATTTATCGCGGCCCACGGTAATGGGCATCACCACACCCGGGAACAATACGGTATTACGCAGCGGCAGGATAGGCAAAACAGAGGGCATCTGTTCGTTATTCATTTCCTCCTCGTCTTCCGACGACATTAAAGGAAAAAACTCAGAATCCTCATTTATGATTGGTAAAGCAGATTTAAAGTCAAATGGATCGAAGCTCATCAAGTACCTCTCTATTATGGTAAAAACGTCAAAATGTCAGCCTGTATTGCTACAAACTAACTTAAATAGCAGCTATAAATAAAAAGCCGCCTGTGTAGCGATATGTTTCAATCCCTGTGCCAACTTATAGCCTCAGCATAGTTTATATCATGTAAAAATATAAATACCTGAGCGAATGCCCATTATAAAATTAAAATTTGCTGGTTCAAAAAAAATATCAGATAATTGGGGCTGTTAAAAAGTCAGGGATAATTTTCCCCGCCCCATAAAACTATTTTTTGCGAAAAAACTTAATTAAGATATAATAATTTGGTTTTATAACAGTTATTATTGATACTATTTGGTTGCGTAACATTTGATGAGGATATCCGTCATTCTTTCATGCTTGATCATTTCGTCGGTTAGTGTCCGTCCGTCACTTGCCCAAAACGCCTATGTAAGTATGGGCCGGCAGGCTTTAATGGATGCCGACTTCCGTACAGCGGCAAAACACCTGGAACGGGCCTGCGTGGTTGACTCTACCAATACCAACGCGCTTTGGATGCTGGGCTATTCCTACTTTCATAGCGAAAGCTACAAAAAGGCCATCACTACTTATTCAAAGCTTATTGCCCTTAAACCGGCCGAATGCATGGCTTATTATTACCGCGCACTGGCACAGGGCCGCTTGGCTAAGGATGCATCCACTTCAACATCCGATAAAGATAAGTGCCTGTTAGCCTCTATTGTAGATTTTACCAAAGCCATTGAAATTGAGCCCGGCGATATGAAGATCTATCAGAACCGCGGCATCGCTTATCGCGAATACGGTATATTTAAAGTGCAAAGCACCAAACCAAACGATAAAGCCCGTGGTATTGCATCGTTAAAGGCATCGGTTACCGATTTTGAGAAGGTTTTGAATAATGATCCTTCAAGAGGCGATATCGAATCGCTGATCGCCCTGTCAAAAGAAAAACTGGCTACCGCCCAGGGACACCACTAAATTTAAAACACCCCCTTTACCGAATACACGTTTTTGCCTAACAGGCGAACAGTCTGCGTGCGATCTATCTGGTAGGCTGAATCAGGGAAATAGCTAAGCTTCTCCACATTTTCATACAGCAGGTTTTTGGTGTGGTTATAAATAAGGATGTAGTTTACCCTATCGCCAGTTTTCTTGATGACGATCCTGGTCGTTTTCAGATCCGGGTCCTTTGATTGATAAATTGTCTGATCGTTGGCCGATCGAGTTTCGTAACTATCGCGCCAGGCTGGTTTATTGATGTCCGAATTTTCGAACAATTCAAACTCGCGGCCCCAGTTATCAATATAAACCTTTTTGGTTTGCGATTCGCCATTGTGCATTACCGTTTTGGTGATCAACGGATGCTTAATACTTAACCGCGCCGAATAGGCACGGAAGTAGCCTTTGAGATCGAAGTACTTCTGCTCGGCCTTAGTTTCCTTTATCTCGGGCCTGCACGACGCGATAAAAGCAGCAATAGCCCCGAGGGCTATCGCTGTATAAAAATTCTTATGCTTTAAAGGTTGCTTATACCAATACATCTCCAGTCATTTCTGCCGGGATAGCCACGCCCAGTATATTTAATACGGTCGGCGCGATATCTCCAAGCTTGCCATCCTTAACGGCGGTAACATCCTTATCAATCACAATACAGGGCACCAGGTTGGTGGTATGCGCCGTGTTTGGCGAACCATCTTCGTTGATCATGTAATCGGCATTACCATGGTCGGCAATGATGATGAACGAGTAGCCGTTCTTCAGGCCGGTTTCTACCACTTGCTGTGTGCAGGCGTCAACGGTT comes from Mucilaginibacter mali and encodes:
- a CDS encoding tetratricopeptide repeat protein gives rise to the protein MIISSVSVRPSLAQNAYVSMGRQALMDADFRTAAKHLERACVVDSTNTNALWMLGYSYFHSESYKKAITTYSKLIALKPAECMAYYYRALAQGRLAKDASTSTSDKDKCLLASIVDFTKAIEIEPGDMKIYQNRGIAYREYGIFKVQSTKPNDKARGIASLKASVTDFEKVLNNDPSRGDIESLIALSKEKLATAQGHH